A part of Microbacterium atlanticum genomic DNA contains:
- a CDS encoding nucleotide pyrophosphohydrolase, which translates to MTSERVQKALEEFVRERDWAQFHTPANLAKSIAIEAGELLECFQWSDDADEALVRAELADVVTYCTLLAARLGVDLDDIVLAKLVATGEKYPADRARGRSTKYDAL; encoded by the coding sequence GTGACGAGTGAGCGGGTTCAGAAGGCGCTGGAGGAGTTTGTTCGAGAACGCGACTGGGCCCAGTTCCACACTCCGGCGAACCTCGCAAAAAGCATCGCGATCGAGGCTGGAGAGCTCCTTGAGTGCTTCCAGTGGAGCGACGATGCAGACGAGGCGCTGGTGCGAGCCGAGCTTGCTGACGTGGTGACCTATTGCACGCTGCTCGCCGCGCGGCTCGGGGTCGACCTTGACGACATCGTGCTCGCGAAACTTGTCGCGACTGGAGAGAAGTACCCGGCCGATCGGGCCCGGGGACGGAGCACCAAGTATGACGCCCTTTGA
- a CDS encoding DUF2075 domain-containing protein, translating to MTPFEIERLNFTTGAISGWVAGDERRRNWPVVYVLDGADSARAGAVYVGETVNAAARMRQHLANPAKNAFRRVRVVIDDTFNKSACLDLESHLIRWLAGDGQFTVMNGNEGIIDARYYERDLYRESFRDIFEKLRSEGVFQRSIPEIENSDLFKLSPFKVLTPEQAIAVEDIVEGLLADLKSGASSASVIEGQPGTGKTIVAIFLMKLLADIRDHADAEEVEPDSMFADFFVPGNREVLAGLRIGFVVPQQSLRESIKRVFKKTPKVTEAQILTPFDVGASDQPWDLLIVDETHRLNQRANQSSGVNNKRFITINEKLFGADDPSKTQLDWIRAQSRHQIYLLDLEQTVRPADLPQSVLRTLVDQARSTHRRYPLSTQMRVRAGADYVQFVRDVLRGESNATARPDLGDYDLRFFDDLGAMRREIFKRNDEHGLARLVAGYAWEWKSNRDKQAFDIELDGVRLRWNSQAKDWINSPASIHEVGSIHTVQGYDLNYAGVIIGNDLRYDARSRRLYIDRASYRDAKGKENNKQRGIVYSDDDLLEFIRNIYGVLLTRGIRGTYVYVCDPALRAYIRNRIGRRVSR from the coding sequence ATGACGCCCTTTGAGATCGAGCGCCTGAACTTCACGACAGGCGCGATTTCGGGCTGGGTGGCTGGCGACGAGCGCCGAAGAAACTGGCCAGTGGTCTATGTTCTCGATGGTGCCGACTCGGCTCGTGCCGGGGCTGTCTACGTCGGTGAGACGGTCAACGCCGCTGCGCGCATGCGCCAGCATCTCGCCAACCCGGCCAAGAACGCATTCCGGCGCGTGCGCGTCGTCATCGACGACACCTTCAACAAGTCGGCGTGCCTCGATCTGGAGTCTCATCTGATCCGCTGGCTCGCGGGCGACGGACAGTTCACGGTGATGAATGGCAACGAGGGCATCATCGATGCTCGGTACTACGAACGCGACCTCTACCGAGAGAGCTTCCGCGACATCTTCGAAAAGCTGCGGTCAGAAGGAGTCTTCCAGCGCAGCATCCCTGAGATCGAGAACAGCGACCTCTTCAAACTGTCGCCGTTCAAAGTGCTTACGCCGGAACAAGCGATCGCCGTCGAGGACATTGTGGAAGGGCTCCTGGCCGACCTCAAGAGCGGCGCGTCTTCCGCGAGCGTGATCGAAGGGCAGCCTGGCACTGGTAAGACCATCGTCGCGATCTTTCTGATGAAGCTCCTCGCGGACATCCGCGACCACGCTGATGCAGAAGAAGTCGAACCGGACTCGATGTTCGCCGATTTCTTCGTCCCCGGGAATCGCGAAGTGCTCGCGGGCCTTCGGATCGGTTTCGTCGTGCCTCAGCAGTCCTTGCGCGAATCCATCAAGCGTGTGTTCAAGAAGACACCAAAGGTCACGGAGGCACAGATCCTGACGCCCTTCGACGTGGGGGCATCAGATCAACCATGGGACCTGCTGATTGTCGACGAAACTCATCGCCTGAACCAACGCGCGAACCAGTCGTCGGGCGTCAACAACAAGCGATTCATCACAATCAACGAAAAGCTCTTTGGCGCTGACGACCCATCGAAGACGCAGCTGGACTGGATACGCGCTCAGAGTCGGCACCAGATCTATCTGCTAGATCTCGAGCAGACCGTACGACCGGCTGATCTGCCTCAGAGTGTCCTCCGCACACTCGTAGACCAGGCAAGGTCGACGCATCGCCGGTATCCGCTGTCTACCCAGATGCGCGTGCGCGCGGGCGCCGACTATGTGCAATTCGTTCGGGACGTGCTGCGGGGAGAGTCCAACGCGACCGCCCGCCCCGACCTCGGTGACTATGACCTGAGATTCTTCGACGACCTCGGGGCGATGCGACGCGAGATTTTCAAGCGCAACGACGAGCATGGCCTCGCCCGCCTGGTCGCCGGCTACGCATGGGAGTGGAAGAGCAACCGCGATAAGCAAGCGTTCGATATCGAGCTCGATGGCGTGCGCCTTCGCTGGAACAGCCAAGCCAAAGATTGGATCAATAGTCCGGCATCCATTCACGAGGTCGGGTCTATTCACACGGTTCAGGGCTACGACCTCAATTACGCAGGCGTCATCATCGGCAACGACCTCCGCTACGACGCCCGATCCCGGCGGCTCTACATCGACCGCGCGTCGTATCGGGACGCCAAGGGCAAAGAGAACAACAAGCAACGCGGGATCGTCTACTCCGATGACGACCTACTGGAGTTCATCCGCAACATCTACGGAGTCCTCCTGACGAGGGGCATTCGCGGCACATACGTCTACGTGTGTGATCCGGCGCTACGCGCGTACATAAGGAACCGTATTGGGCGGCGCGTCAGCCGCTAG
- a CDS encoding DUF4041 domain-containing protein — protein MELSDARVLQDVGIYRYHHPLETAAAYQESLAALESRIADAVKAGRAIVKSELFTFNNSLAQGRRMTDDLAKLMLRAYNAEADNSIRTLRVGNVVTAKRRLEASRTAIAKLGALMEMKISDEFHDLRVEEIELTADWLMKKQEEREAEREERARLREEKKVERELAEERARLDKERAHLLNTLSVLEQQGQVDDALRARLAAVDDAIAQNDFRAANIRAGYVYVISNEGAFGANVVKIGLTRRLEPRDRIVELGGASVPFRFDTHALFFSEDAVTLESELHHHFADRALNRANARKEFFFATPAEVRDVLIEKVGNILEFNEVGEATEYRQSVGLWPVPEPRN, from the coding sequence GTGGAGTTGAGCGACGCGCGAGTGCTGCAGGACGTGGGGATCTACCGATACCACCACCCGCTTGAAACGGCAGCGGCGTACCAAGAATCGCTTGCCGCACTCGAGTCGCGGATTGCCGACGCTGTAAAGGCGGGTCGAGCGATCGTGAAGTCTGAGTTGTTCACCTTCAACAACTCTCTCGCCCAGGGGCGCCGGATGACCGACGACCTGGCCAAGCTCATGCTCCGGGCTTACAACGCTGAGGCTGACAACTCGATCCGAACGCTTCGGGTCGGGAATGTGGTGACCGCCAAACGTCGACTTGAGGCATCGCGGACGGCGATCGCGAAGCTCGGCGCACTGATGGAAATGAAGATCAGCGATGAGTTTCATGACCTGCGCGTGGAGGAGATTGAGCTAACCGCCGACTGGTTGATGAAGAAGCAGGAAGAGCGCGAGGCAGAACGTGAGGAGCGAGCTCGCCTCCGTGAGGAGAAGAAGGTCGAACGCGAACTCGCGGAGGAGCGAGCACGCCTCGACAAGGAACGCGCACACCTCCTCAACACCTTGTCAGTCTTGGAGCAGCAGGGGCAGGTCGACGACGCCCTGCGCGCACGGCTCGCAGCGGTCGATGATGCGATCGCGCAAAACGACTTCCGGGCAGCGAACATTCGGGCTGGTTATGTCTACGTGATCTCGAACGAGGGGGCTTTCGGCGCCAACGTGGTGAAGATCGGCCTGACGCGACGCCTCGAGCCGCGTGATCGCATCGTCGAGCTCGGTGGGGCTTCTGTGCCGTTCAGATTCGATACGCACGCCCTCTTCTTCTCGGAAGACGCCGTGACCCTCGAATCTGAGCTGCATCATCACTTCGCGGACCGCGCCCTTAACCGTGCCAACGCGCGAAAGGAGTTCTTCTTCGCCACACCCGCCGAGGTGCGCGACGTCCTCATCGAAAAGGTGGGCAACATTCTCGAGTTCAACGAGGTTGGCGAAGCCACCGAGTACCGGCAGTCGGTCGGACTCTGGCCCGTACCGGAACCCCGCAACTAG